A region of Allocoleopsis franciscana PCC 7113 DNA encodes the following proteins:
- a CDS encoding transposase — MNYDPEKHHRRSIRLKGYDYTQVGAYYFTICCHQKRCLLGEIKDSVMHLNLVGATVKAVWDNLPHHFPLIELDAFVVMPNHVHGIIVIIDNPGNCNPNPNSNLNPNLNHDCRGEAFVPGCNNTSPEFSSTNASPFPGCNNTSPPRATQSGSIGAILQNFKSVATRRVNRITRNSGTLWQRNYHEEIIRNQKALENIRRYIVENPLSWDEDEENPLKFKPESF; from the coding sequence ATGAATTATGACCCGGAAAAACATCATCGTCGCTCAATTCGTCTCAAAGGATATGACTATACACAGGTAGGTGCATACTATTTCACTATTTGTTGTCATCAAAAGCGATGTTTGCTGGGGGAAATCAAGGATAGTGTCATGCACCTAAATCTCGTTGGTGCAACTGTTAAAGCTGTTTGGGATAATTTACCCCATCATTTTCCGTTAATTGAATTGGATGCTTTCGTAGTCATGCCCAATCATGTACACGGAATTATCGTTATTATTGACAATCCTGGTAACTGCAACCCTAATCCTAACTCTAACCTTAACCCTAACCTTAACCATGACTGTAGGGGCGAAGCATTCGTGCCAGGATGTAACAACACATCACCAGAATTTTCATCCACGAATGCTTCGCCCTTTCCAGGATGTAACAACACATCACCACCTCGCGCCACGCAATCCGGTTCAATAGGAGCAATTCTTCAAAATTTTAAATCAGTAGCAACGCGCCGAGTTAACCGCATAACTCGGAATTCAGGAACATTATGGCAACGGAATTATCATGAAGAGATTATTCGTAATCAGAAAGCCTTGGAAAATATCAGGCGGTACATCGTGGAAAATCCTCTAAGTTGGGATGAAGATGAGGAAAATCCTCTTAAATTTAAACCCGAATCTTTCTAA
- a CDS encoding CHAT domain-containing protein, translated as MEWEVLWFNLGLQQFQAGDYQGAMSSFDEALAINPNNHHAWIYRGVALIQLKRYEEAIFSLESAIKINPNNHHAWCNRSSALQSLGLYQEALTSSNRALELDPDCPTLWKIRGCILANAFGHYEEALNCFNCFLVFNANDSEVWRNHGTVLSHLERHEEALDSYSRALAINPNEYKTWRDQGALLQELNFYEEAIASYDNALALNSDDYKLWNNQGFLLMRLERYKEAISSYDHALLINPNVSEVWSNRGFALWKLGRYEEAISSYDYALSINPNVSEVWSNRGFALWKLGRYEEAVSSFDHALLINPNDSLVWSNRGSALDDLNRYEEAISSWDRALSLDPENTSAWYGRGNALEDLEQYEEAIASWDRALTLNPNLPECWTNRGVLLRKLGRYEEAIASFDHALSQNPNFPEAYNAWNSRGGSLADLERYEEAIPCLDRALCLTNNQMWSAWLNRGMAFFNLHSYEAALQNYNEGLQFLQPKMPGYQEGCGILNYFKGNAHYRHGQKQQNPFPYWRQAKRSYKEALDFLNEPKLRERYLEVMQNMSRTLFGLGQTQEAEELLREGTDLLQRLIQDTPSPGKKLLIARQFAGFNQLRIDELVQSGKQVEAIELAEERKNVCLSWLRYGWSDTVPSPKYQDIQKLLNSHTAAIYWHVSPAAITTFILRQNKSLKTFVLRYDQPPHLLCAETMLDNSTYAAAARKLQDLENWLTHWKQDYKDYKVQGEKRWRQEIPTRLNELSQILNIAEILPYLCGIDQLILLPHRDLHLLPLNALFPERFTIRYLPSAQVGLDQQQVQFKVVGKRLTTSVLNVENSQENLPYAAVESTAIAQLYPNTQHIRNSAVTQVAVTQALQSGAGIFHFSGHAKHDLNLPSESSLHLTHDERLTLRDIFELDMSNYNLVCLSACETGMTGKQGLIDEFVGLASGFLAAGTTNVLSSLWQVNDVSTAFLIIRFYENLRTCPTVAIALKQAQNWLRNLTSEQFERVLAQFKPQIDEIFAQLPTPRRRIAEASLRQTCDRKPHPFANPYYWAAFTATGF; from the coding sequence GTGGAATGGGAAGTATTGTGGTTTAACTTAGGCTTACAACAATTTCAGGCAGGTGATTACCAAGGTGCCATGTCCTCATTTGATGAAGCCCTTGCTATCAATCCGAACAATCATCATGCCTGGATTTATCGAGGAGTGGCACTAATTCAATTGAAAAGGTATGAAGAAGCAATTTTTTCTTTGGAGAGTGCTATTAAAATCAATCCTAACAATCACCATGCTTGGTGTAATCGCAGTTCTGCTCTACAGAGTTTAGGTCTATACCAAGAGGCTCTCACCTCATCTAATCGGGCATTGGAACTCGATCCCGACTGTCCTACACTCTGGAAAATCCGAGGATGCATATTAGCAAATGCTTTCGGTCATTATGAAGAAGCGCTCAACTGTTTTAACTGTTTCCTGGTTTTCAATGCTAACGATTCTGAAGTTTGGCGCAATCACGGCACGGTGTTAAGTCACCTAGAGCGACACGAAGAAGCACTCGATTCCTATAGCCGCGCCTTAGCTATTAATCCCAATGAATATAAAACTTGGAGAGACCAAGGTGCTTTGCTACAGGAGCTAAACTTCTATGAAGAGGCGATTGCATCCTACGACAATGCCTTAGCTCTCAATAGCGATGACTACAAACTCTGGAATAATCAGGGCTTCTTGCTAATGCGCTTAGAGCGGTACAAAGAAGCGATTAGCTCCTACGACCATGCCTTGTTGATTAATCCTAATGTTTCCGAAGTTTGGTCTAACCGAGGTTTTGCACTGTGGAAGTTAGGTCGCTACGAAGAAGCGATTAGCTCCTACGATTATGCCTTGTCGATTAATCCTAATGTTTCCGAAGTTTGGTCTAACCGAGGTTTTGCACTGTGGAAGTTAGGTCGCTACGAAGAAGCGGTTAGCTCTTTCGACCACGCCCTGTTGATTAATCCCAACGATTCTCTGGTTTGGAGTAACCGAGGTTCTGCGCTGGATGATTTAAATCGCTACGAAGAGGCAATCTCTTCATGGGATCGTGCCTTAAGTCTCGACCCTGAGAATACTAGCGCCTGGTATGGTCGAGGAAATGCCTTAGAAGACTTAGAGCAATATGAAGAGGCAATTGCTTCCTGGGATCGTGCCTTGACCCTTAATCCCAACTTGCCAGAGTGCTGGACTAACCGTGGTGTTTTACTACGGAAATTAGGGCGCTATGAAGAAGCCATTGCCTCCTTTGACCATGCCCTCTCTCAGAACCCTAACTTCCCCGAAGCATATAACGCTTGGAATAGTCGTGGCGGCTCCCTAGCAGACTTAGAGCGATACGAAGAGGCAATTCCTTGTCTTGATCGTGCTCTGTGCTTGACGAACAATCAGATGTGGTCAGCTTGGCTCAATCGGGGGATGGCTTTCTTTAACTTACATAGCTACGAAGCAGCATTACAGAACTATAATGAAGGGTTGCAGTTTCTTCAACCAAAGATGCCTGGATATCAAGAGGGTTGCGGCATCTTGAATTATTTCAAAGGTAACGCCCACTATCGGCATGGACAGAAGCAGCAAAATCCCTTTCCTTACTGGCGTCAGGCAAAGAGAAGTTACAAGGAAGCTTTAGATTTCCTAAACGAGCCGAAGTTACGGGAGCGGTATCTTGAGGTTATGCAAAACATGAGCCGCACCCTTTTTGGCTTGGGACAAACACAAGAAGCTGAGGAATTATTGCGTGAAGGAACTGATCTATTACAGCGATTGATACAGGATACTCCTTCACCAGGAAAGAAGCTTCTGATAGCGCGGCAATTTGCTGGCTTTAACCAATTGCGTATAGATGAGCTAGTCCAATCAGGAAAACAAGTAGAAGCTATAGAGTTAGCCGAGGAACGCAAGAATGTTTGTCTTAGCTGGCTGCGCTACGGCTGGAGTGATACGGTACCCAGCCCCAAGTACCAAGACATTCAGAAACTCTTGAATTCCCATACGGCTGCAATTTACTGGCACGTCAGTCCAGCCGCCATCACTACATTTATCCTGAGACAAAACAAGTCACTTAAAACCTTTGTCCTGAGATATGACCAGCCACCGCATCTCCTCTGTGCGGAAACTATGCTGGACAACTCTACCTATGCTGCTGCTGCCCGCAAGTTGCAAGATTTAGAAAACTGGTTAACTCATTGGAAACAGGATTACAAAGATTACAAAGTTCAAGGAGAAAAGCGTTGGCGGCAGGAAATACCTACAAGATTAAATGAACTGAGCCAAATACTTAATATTGCCGAAATCTTACCCTATCTATGCGGCATTGACCAATTAATTTTACTGCCCCACCGCGACCTGCACCTGCTACCCCTTAATGCCCTGTTTCCTGAACGGTTCACCATCCGCTATCTACCCAGTGCTCAAGTTGGACTCGACCAACAACAGGTTCAATTTAAGGTTGTTGGGAAACGCCTGACCACATCTGTTTTAAACGTGGAAAATTCCCAGGAAAACCTACCCTATGCAGCCGTTGAGTCTACTGCGATCGCACAACTCTATCCCAACACCCAACACATCCGAAATTCAGCAGTTACTCAAGTAGCAGTTACACAAGCATTGCAGTCTGGGGCTGGAATCTTCCACTTTAGCGGTCACGCCAAACACGATCTAAACTTACCATCAGAATCATCATTGCATTTAACTCATGACGAACGTTTGACCTTGAGAGACATCTTCGAGTTAGATATGAGCAACTACAACTTAGTCTGCCTGTCAGCGTGTGAAACTGGTATGACTGGTAAACAAGGGCTAATTGATGAATTTGTGGGTCTGGCTAGTGGTTTTCTCGCTGCGGGTACTACTAATGTTCTCAGTAGCCTCTGGCAAGTGAATGATGTGTCTACAGCGTTTTTAATAATTCGGTTCTATGAAAATTTGCGAACTTGTCCTACAGTTGCGATCGCTCTTAAGCAAGCCCAAAATTGGCTGCGGAATCTAACCAGTGAGCAGTTTGAAAGAGTTCTAGCCCAATTCAAACCTCAAATAGATGAAATCTTTGCCCAACTACCAACGCCAAGACGTAGAATTGCTGAAGCATCTCTTCGACAAACCTGCGATCGCAAACCACATCCGTTCGCTAATCCGTACTATTGGGCTGCCTTCACAGCAACAGGATTTTAG
- a CDS encoding IS5 family transposase (programmed frameshift) — protein MYRKASSSPTPPENFELPFEGKLSQDNRWVIMANLIPWDEFEEEYAKIFSIDMGAPALPFRMALGSLIIKERLGISDRETVEQIKENPYLQYFIGRKHYSNEAPYDASLLVRFRERINVDLVNQINQRMVKKIQEETEEESKKKSLSERQETRESPNQGKLILDATCAPGDISYPNDLGLLNQARVKTEKIIDTLYKPLKGRLKKKPKTYRNLARKDYLKVAKKRRSSRKERRKAIKKQLKYIKRNLSHIDQLLQTGEALEGLSISQYKSLLVVAEVYRQQQWMYENKAQRIDDRIVSLSQPHIRPIVRGKAGKPVEFGAKLAASVRDGYVFLDRISWDNFNEAGDLKAQIEAFKQHTGVYPESVHVDRIYRNRENRAFCKERGIRISGPPLGRPPANVSSDKKKQALDDEKVRNAIEGKFGISKRRFSLNRVMAKLPHTSQTAIAITFLVMNLSTLLRQFFCLFLCNTQHHAFFLDNY, from the exons ATGTACAGAAAAGCTTCCTCAAGCCCGACCCCACCGGAAAACTTTGAGCTGCCCTTTGAGGGAAAGTTATCACAAGATAACCGTTGGGTAATCATGGCAAATCTGATACCCTGGGATGAATTTGAAGAGGAATACGCCAAAATTTTTTCTATTGATATGGGGGCACCTGCGCTGCCATTTCGGATGGCATTGGGTTCATTAATAATCAAAGAAAGATTAGGAATAAGCGATCGGGAAACAGTAGAACAAATAAAAGAAAACCCTTACTTACAATACTTTATAGGGAGAAAGCATTACAGCAACGAAGCCCCTTATGATGCCTCACTTTTGGTAAGATTTAGAGAAAGGATAAATGTTGATTTAGTAAATCAAATAAATCAAAGAATGGTAAAGAAGATTCAGGAAGAAACAGAGGAGGAATCTAAAAAAAAA TCACTCTCAGAAAGGCAAGAAACAAGAGAAAGCCCGAATCAAGGGAAATTAATTCTGGATGCTACCTGTGCGCCAGGAGATATCAGCTATCCCAATGACTTGGGTCTATTAAATCAAGCCAGAGTCAAAACGGAAAAGATAATAGATACTCTCTATAAGCCCCTAAAAGGGAGACTAAAGAAAAAGCCAAAAACTTATAGAAACCTCGCTCGGAAAGATTACTTGAAAGTCGCCAAAAAACGGAGATCGTCAAGAAAAGAGAGAAGAAAAGCTATAAAAAAACAACTGAAATATATAAAAAGAAATTTATCACACATTGACCAGCTCCTTCAGACAGGAGAAGCACTTGAGGGTTTGAGCATCTCTCAATATAAGAGCTTGCTGGTGGTGGCGGAAGTTTACCGTCAACAGCAATGGATGTATGAGAATAAAGCCCAGAGAATTGACGACAGAATAGTCAGTTTAAGTCAGCCCCATATCCGTCCAATTGTGAGAGGAAAAGCCGGAAAACCTGTAGAATTTGGAGCTAAACTAGCAGCAAGCGTCAGAGATGGATATGTCTTTTTAGACCGTATAAGCTGGGATAACTTTAATGAAGCCGGAGACTTAAAAGCCCAAATAGAAGCATTTAAACAGCACACAGGAGTCTATCCCGAATCAGTACATGTAGATAGAATTTATCGAAATCGCGAGAATCGAGCATTCTGTAAAGAAAGAGGGATTAGAATAAGTGGCCCCCCCTTAGGCAGACCTCCAGCTAATGTCAGCTCAGACAAAAAGAAACAAGCCTTAGACGACGAGAAGGTTCGCAATGCTATTGAAGGAAAATTTGGCATCTCAAAGCGAAGATTTAGCTTGAATCGCGTCATGGCTAAACTGCCTCATACTTCTCAAACGGCTATTGCTATCACTTTTTTAGTCATGAATCTTTCCACCCTGCTACGGCAGTTTTTTTGTCTTTTTTTGTGCAATACACAACATCACGCCTTTTTTCTCGATAACTATTAA
- the gltX gene encoding glutamate--tRNA ligase, with product MTVRVRIAPSPTGNLHIGTARTAVFNWLFARHHGGQFILRIEDTDLERSRPEYTQNILDGLTWLGLTWDEGPFFQSKRLDLYRGAIQTLLDQGLAYYCYTTEAELNALREAQKARKEAPRYDNRHRNLTPEQRSAFEAEGRQPVIRFKIEDDREIVWNDLVRGKLTWKGRDLGGDMVIARASKQGEIGQPLYNLAVVVDDMDMKITQVIRGEDHISNTPKQILLYEALGAAVPEFAHTPLILNEKGAKLSKRDGVTSISDFKDMGFTAEALVNYMTLLGWSPPDSTQEIFTLQEAAQAFSFERVNKAGAKFDWAKLDWINSQYIHPMPASQLVDLLIPYWQKAGFEFDPVGERAWLEQLAAVIGPSLSRLPEAVEMSRMLFTESVELTAEAIEQMKKEGAAEVVQAILDTLGNYPELTAEQAQEIIKTVTKEKNVKKGLVMRSLRAALTGDVNGPDLIQSWVLLHQQGHAKARLQQALAQAA from the coding sequence GTGACTGTTAGAGTCCGGATTGCTCCCAGTCCAACGGGAAACTTACACATCGGTACAGCAAGAACTGCTGTTTTTAACTGGCTGTTTGCCCGTCATCATGGCGGTCAGTTTATTCTACGCATTGAAGACACGGACTTGGAGCGATCGCGCCCTGAATATACCCAAAATATCCTCGATGGTCTCACCTGGCTGGGATTAACTTGGGATGAAGGCCCATTTTTCCAATCCAAGCGTCTTGACCTCTATCGTGGCGCGATTCAAACGCTCTTAGATCAAGGCTTGGCGTATTACTGCTACACCACCGAAGCCGAACTTAATGCCTTGCGGGAAGCCCAAAAAGCGAGGAAAGAAGCCCCCCGCTATGACAACCGCCATCGTAACCTAACCCCAGAGCAACGCTCGGCATTTGAAGCCGAAGGGCGACAACCGGTGATTCGCTTCAAGATTGAAGATGACCGGGAAATTGTCTGGAACGACTTAGTGCGCGGTAAACTCACCTGGAAAGGCCGCGACTTGGGGGGTGATATGGTGATTGCTAGAGCCTCTAAGCAAGGCGAAATCGGTCAGCCACTCTACAATTTGGCAGTAGTGGTGGATGACATGGATATGAAGATTACCCAAGTCATCCGAGGCGAAGACCACATTTCCAATACCCCTAAACAAATTTTGCTTTATGAAGCGTTGGGGGCAGCGGTGCCGGAGTTTGCTCATACACCTTTAATTTTGAATGAGAAGGGAGCCAAGCTCTCGAAGCGGGATGGCGTGACTTCCATCTCGGACTTTAAAGACATGGGATTCACGGCAGAAGCGCTTGTGAATTACATGACGTTGCTGGGTTGGTCGCCACCGGACTCGACTCAGGAAATCTTTACCTTGCAAGAAGCGGCACAAGCCTTTAGCTTTGAGCGTGTCAACAAGGCCGGGGCAAAGTTTGACTGGGCGAAGCTGGATTGGATTAATAGTCAATACATCCACCCGATGCCAGCCTCTCAGCTCGTGGATTTGCTGATTCCTTACTGGCAGAAGGCTGGATTTGAATTTGACCCAGTGGGCGAAAGGGCCTGGTTAGAACAGCTAGCGGCGGTGATTGGGCCGAGTCTGTCGCGCTTGCCGGAGGCGGTGGAGATGAGCCGGATGCTGTTTACAGAGTCAGTGGAGTTGACGGCTGAGGCGATTGAGCAAATGAAAAAAGAGGGTGCTGCTGAAGTGGTGCAAGCCATCCTTGATACTCTTGGTAATTACCCGGAATTGACGGCTGAGCAGGCTCAGGAGATTATTAAAACGGTGACCAAAGAGAAGAACGTGAAGAAAGGATTGGTGATGCGATCGCTGCGTGCGGCACTTACGGGTGACGTAAATGGCCCTGACCTCATCCAATCTTGGGTGCTTCTCCACCAGCAGGGACACGCTAAAGCCCGCTTGCAACAGGCATTAGCTCAGGCCGCCTGA
- the glgA gene encoding glycogen synthase GlgA — protein sequence MYIVQIASECAPVIKAGGLGDVVYGLSRELEIRGNTVELILPKYDCMRYDHIWGLHDAYRDLWVPWYGGAIHCSVYCGWVHGRLCFFIEPHSPDNFFNRGCYYGCDDDNMRFAFFSKAALEFLQKSNKRPDVIHCHDWQTGLVPVMLFENYKYEMGNQRVCYTIHNFKHQGMGGTEVLWATGLNNPSYYFQYDRLRDNFNPFALNFMKGGIVYSNAVTTVSPHHAWEARFTPIGYGLGHTLHVYQDKFTGVLNGIDHDFWNPEIDRYIPHHYTQEDLEGKAKNKKALRERLLLRDVDKPLIAFIGRLDDQKGVHLVHHAIYYALQRDAQFVLLGSATEPGINAHFQHEKRVLNDNPDVHLELGFNEELSHLIYAGADMIVVPSNYEPCGLTQMIGLKYGTVPIVRGVGGLVNTVFDRDYDEKYLPEERNGYVFYDTDPYALESAMDRAIGLWYQYPEEFRKLVTQGMSYDYSWNHPGKDYLEIYERIRHK from the coding sequence ATGTATATCGTACAAATCGCCTCTGAGTGCGCTCCCGTCATCAAAGCTGGAGGATTAGGGGATGTCGTTTACGGACTAAGTCGAGAGTTAGAAATTCGGGGGAATACAGTTGAACTGATTCTGCCCAAGTACGACTGCATGAGGTACGACCATATTTGGGGACTCCATGATGCCTATCGTGATTTATGGGTACCCTGGTATGGCGGCGCAATCCACTGTTCTGTCTATTGTGGTTGGGTACATGGACGGCTGTGTTTCTTTATTGAACCCCACTCTCCAGATAATTTTTTCAACCGGGGTTGTTACTACGGTTGCGATGATGACAATATGCGCTTTGCCTTCTTCAGTAAAGCTGCTTTGGAATTTCTCCAAAAGAGCAATAAGCGACCTGATGTAATCCATTGCCATGACTGGCAAACTGGCTTAGTTCCCGTCATGCTGTTTGAAAACTACAAGTATGAGATGGGAAATCAACGGGTTTGTTACACCATCCACAACTTCAAACATCAAGGAATGGGTGGTACCGAAGTTTTGTGGGCAACAGGATTAAATAACCCATCTTATTATTTCCAGTACGATCGCCTACGTGACAACTTCAACCCCTTTGCCTTGAACTTCATGAAAGGGGGCATTGTTTACTCCAACGCCGTAACCACCGTTTCGCCTCACCATGCCTGGGAAGCTCGTTTCACCCCGATTGGATATGGATTAGGTCACACCTTGCATGTGTACCAGGATAAGTTTACCGGGGTACTCAACGGCATTGATCATGATTTCTGGAATCCCGAAATCGACCGCTACATTCCTCATCACTACACCCAGGAAGACCTAGAAGGCAAAGCCAAGAATAAAAAAGCCCTGCGGGAGAGGCTTTTGCTGCGCGATGTCGATAAACCCCTGATTGCTTTCATCGGTCGTTTAGATGATCAAAAAGGCGTTCACCTCGTCCATCATGCCATCTACTACGCCCTCCAACGGGATGCACAATTTGTACTCTTGGGTTCAGCGACAGAACCAGGAATTAATGCCCATTTCCAGCATGAAAAGCGCGTTTTGAACGATAACCCTGACGTTCATTTGGAGCTTGGCTTTAACGAAGAATTATCCCACCTGATCTATGCCGGGGCGGATATGATTGTCGTTCCCAGCAACTACGAACCCTGTGGACTGACTCAGATGATCGGGTTAAAGTACGGCACCGTGCCAATTGTCCGGGGAGTCGGGGGTCTGGTCAATACCGTGTTTGACCGAGACTACGATGAAAAATACCTACCGGAAGAGCGTAATGGTTATGTGTTCTACGACACAGACCCTTATGCCCTGGAATCGGCAATGGATCGGGCAATTGGGTTGTGGTATCAATACCCCGAAGAGTTCCGCAAACTCGTCACTCAAGGCATGAGCTACGACTACTCCTGGAACCACCCAGGTAAGGACTATTTGGAGATTTACGAGCGAATTCGGCACAAATAA
- a CDS encoding kinase, with the protein MSQADTSLVQILNHWTAGQTPSNLEWQHLATEALKLPQWTKAFGLTPASVAELLQGRSPLENTSLSHLLPAVYTDILSLPSFHPPTKLHGEAEAISPSKILLSLVSLWLPFTLQLATLKQQLGRPVIQGILGGQGTGKTTLTEVLSVILAQLGYRTLSLSLDDLYKTYAERQQLQEQDPRLIWRGPPGTHDVDLGIELLDQLRQPNRPHPILVPRFDKSAWEGAGDRTTPEPVEGIDIVLFEGWFVGVRPINPAIFDDPTPPPIQTLADQAFARDMNQGLQDYLPLWERLDRLMLLYPTDYHLSQQWRRQAEQQMMATGKSGMTDSQIDRFVEYFWKSLHPELFITPLTKNPSYVNLVVEIDPDHTPGAIYQPSNS; encoded by the coding sequence ATGTCCCAAGCGGATACCTCACTGGTTCAAATCCTCAACCACTGGACAGCAGGACAAACTCCAAGCAATTTGGAGTGGCAACACCTAGCCACTGAGGCACTAAAATTACCGCAATGGACAAAGGCTTTTGGTCTCACACCAGCTAGTGTGGCAGAGCTGCTTCAGGGGCGATCGCCTCTTGAAAACACTTCGCTATCCCATCTGCTCCCAGCCGTTTACACAGATATCCTCTCACTCCCATCTTTTCATCCTCCAACCAAACTCCACGGAGAAGCCGAAGCAATTTCCCCCTCCAAAATCCTCTTATCCCTGGTATCCCTCTGGCTGCCCTTTACCTTACAACTGGCGACCTTAAAGCAACAACTAGGGCGTCCTGTGATCCAAGGAATCTTAGGTGGACAGGGAACGGGCAAAACGACCCTAACAGAGGTTTTAAGTGTAATTCTTGCTCAATTAGGCTACCGCACCCTCAGTCTTTCCCTCGATGACCTCTACAAAACTTACGCCGAACGGCAACAACTCCAAGAACAAGACCCCCGCCTAATTTGGCGCGGGCCACCCGGAACCCATGATGTTGATTTGGGTATAGAGTTATTAGACCAACTGCGTCAACCCAACCGACCTCACCCCATCCTTGTCCCTCGCTTTGATAAATCGGCCTGGGAGGGTGCCGGCGATCGCACGACTCCCGAACCGGTAGAAGGGATAGATATTGTTCTCTTTGAAGGATGGTTTGTAGGAGTTCGACCGATTAACCCAGCGATTTTTGACGATCCCACCCCCCCACCGATTCAAACCCTTGCGGATCAGGCATTTGCCCGTGATATGAATCAGGGACTCCAGGACTATTTACCCTTGTGGGAACGATTAGATCGCTTGATGCTGCTCTACCCAACGGACTATCATCTCAGTCAACAATGGCGGCGTCAGGCGGAACAGCAAATGATGGCGACGGGAAAATCGGGAATGACGGATTCACAAATTGATCGATTTGTCGAGTATTTCTGGAAATCATTACACCCAGAATTGTTCATTACGCCACTCACTAAAAATCCCAGCTATGTAAACTTAGTTGTGGAAATTGATCCCGACCATACTCCCGGTGCCATTTATCAACCCAGCAATTCTTAG
- a CDS encoding DUF565 domain-containing protein, which produces MQNTRLNNLINGALARFGRWFANPWRHLSLVLMSLLLGTFLGSAIPATAGQAAKLDLVGAGVLILFTEMISWIVYAKSPQGRPLTENSRGLSLLTQILNAMKIGMTYSMFVEAFKLGS; this is translated from the coding sequence ATGCAGAATACCCGTCTCAATAATCTGATTAATGGAGCCTTGGCAAGATTTGGGCGATGGTTTGCTAATCCTTGGCGGCACCTTTCGCTAGTCTTAATGAGCCTGCTGTTAGGAACTTTCCTCGGTTCTGCGATTCCAGCGACAGCAGGGCAAGCCGCTAAGTTGGATTTGGTAGGAGCTGGCGTTTTAATTCTGTTTACCGAAATGATTAGCTGGATTGTGTATGCTAAAAGTCCGCAAGGGAGACCATTAACTGAAAATTCCCGTGGGCTTTCACTGTTGACTCAAATCCTCAATGCTATGAAAATTGGTATGACTTATAGCATGTTTGTAGAAGCCTTTAAGCTCGGATCTTGA
- a CDS encoding aldo/keto reductase, whose translation MSEKTTRRTFLTTSLAVAGGIIGCATIKQDLTSTAKDQPPTTTNLLSTGTTMQERELGKTGVSVPIFGLGGAGQTPLSWENREQDAVAIIERALELGIRYFDTAAEYGPSEDNLGKVLPPHRDKLFLASKTSKRDRDGAWRELERSLKRLNTDHLDLWQLHHVSFDQELDTIFSKNGAIQAVEEAKSQKLIRFAGITGHHEPNIIIEGLRRYNFDTILIPVNAVEIHHPRSFIPSVLPVAREKGIGVIAMKVPAYGRLFKPGVLDGMHQAMGYTLSQAGVHCCVIAAETVAQLETNVEVARAFKPLNEATLAQIEQRTVASWQDNTFYRAWT comes from the coding sequence ATGAGCGAAAAAACAACAAGACGTACATTTTTAACAACAAGCCTTGCCGTTGCAGGTGGCATCATTGGATGTGCCACGATCAAACAAGACCTCACATCCACGGCAAAAGATCAGCCACCTACAACAACAAACTTGCTATCAACTGGGACAACCATGCAAGAACGAGAGTTAGGCAAGACGGGTGTGAGTGTCCCAATCTTCGGTTTGGGGGGTGCAGGACAAACGCCATTATCCTGGGAGAACCGTGAACAGGATGCTGTAGCGATTATCGAACGTGCTTTAGAATTGGGAATTCGCTACTTTGATACAGCGGCTGAATATGGGCCAAGTGAAGACAATTTAGGGAAAGTACTACCACCGCATCGAGATAAGCTGTTTTTAGCCAGTAAGACATCGAAACGCGATCGCGATGGGGCTTGGCGGGAGTTGGAGCGATCGCTAAAACGTCTTAATACCGATCACCTCGATCTGTGGCAATTGCATCATGTTTCATTTGACCAAGAATTGGACACCATCTTCAGTAAAAATGGTGCGATTCAAGCGGTGGAAGAAGCCAAATCCCAGAAACTAATTCGCTTTGCTGGTATTACCGGACATCACGAGCCAAATATCATCATTGAAGGGTTACGTCGCTATAACTTTGATACTATCCTCATCCCCGTTAACGCTGTAGAAATACACCATCCTCGTTCTTTTATTCCTAGCGTATTGCCAGTCGCACGCGAGAAAGGAATTGGTGTGATTGCCATGAAAGTTCCAGCCTACGGACGTCTGTTCAAACCTGGCGTTTTAGATGGAATGCACCAAGCCATGGGATATACCCTTTCCCAAGCTGGAGTGCATTGTTGTGTGATTGCAGCAGAAACAGTTGCCCAGTTAGAGACGAATGTGGAAGTAGCACGAGCTTTCAAACCACTCAATGAGGCAACCCTAGCACAAATTGAGCAACGCACTGTTGCTAGCTGGCAAGACAATACCTTCTACCGTGCTTGGACTTAG